One Gossypium raimondii isolate GPD5lz chromosome 3, ASM2569854v1, whole genome shotgun sequence genomic window carries:
- the LOC105796777 gene encoding nuclear transport factor 2 isoform X3, protein MVSGSVQVKDFNFRRKFMQTFFLAPQEKGYFVLNDIFHYIDEEQIHQHPAVLLAQHNLDLKLNAFMTNPEPVPSYMLGGDIHGREFLAPDDAKENGLVDKYRFPEQQLQHAPESESIVENSSVHESNGLLLHTVNTGQEHVPPTIEEPVGEPQKQTYASILRVAKGQPAPLVVPQVPVNKNMPPVSDLDHDHHHNNSSNAVEVSGADMVNEISPVEYEGELKSVYVRNLPNTVSESEIMEEFKKFGEISPDGVVIRSRKDVSVCYAFVEFEDMTSVHNAVKAGIAQVAGQQVYIEERRPNSYIPSRGGRRGRGRGSYPTDASRGRFGARSYGRGGTYDGNDRDHSRSRGNGYYRPTPRQDRVVPGYQASRNGETS, encoded by the exons ATGGTTTCCGGTTCGGTGCAAGTGAAGGATTTCAATTTCAGGAGGAAATTCATGCAAACGTTCTTTCTTGCACCACAAGAGAAAGGCTATTTCGTTCTAAATGACATCTTTCACTATATTGATGAGGAACAAATTCACCAACATCCGGCAGTCCTATTAGCCCAGCACAATCTTGATCTTAAACTCAATGCTTTCATGACAAATCCTGAACCAG TACCAAGCTATATGCTGGGAGGAGATATCCACGGACGGGAATTTTTGGCTCCCGATGATGCCAAAGAAAATGGTCTTGTTGACAAGTATCGTTTCCCAGAACAACAACTACAGCATGCTCCAGAATCTGAAAGTATTGTGGAGAACAGCAGTGTGCACGAGTCCAATGGTTTGCTTCTGCATACAGTGAATACTGGCCAAGAGCATGTGCCTCCTACTATCGAGGAACCTGTCGGGGAACCCCAAAAGCAAACCTATGCCTCTATT TTAAGGGTTGCTAAAGGACAACCTGCACCATTAGTCGTTCCTCAGGTTCCTGTTAACAAGAACATGCCACCTGTGTCTGATCTGGATCACGATCATCATCACAACAACTCCTCAAATGCAGTTGAAGTGTCTGGCGCTGATATGGTCAATGAAATTTCACCCGTAGAATATGAAG GTGAATTAAAATCTGTTTATGTAAGGAACTTGCCCAATACTGTGTCTGAATCTGAAATAATGGAGGAATTCAAGAAATTTGGTGAGATCAGTCCTGATGGAGTGGTGATTCGTAGTCGCAAG GATGTTAGTGTTTGTTACGCGTTTGTTGAATTTGAAGATATGACAAGTGTCCATAATGCCGTCAAG GCGGGAATCGCACAGGTTGCCGGACAACAAGTGTATATCGAAGAGCGGAGACCAAACAGCTATATCCCATCTCGAGGCGGAA GGAGAGGTAGAGGCCGAGGCAGCTATCCAACAGATGCTTCAAGGGGGCGTTTTGGTGCTCGAAGTTACGGCAGGGGTGGTACTTACGACGGAAATGATCGAGACCACAGTAGATCGAGAGGAAATGGATACTACAGGCCGACTCCTCGCCAGGATCGAGTCGTACCTGGAtatcaagcatctagaaatgGAGAAACTTCATAG
- the LOC105796777 gene encoding nuclear transport factor 2 isoform X2, whose product MFLKVGTYFVGQYYQVLQQEPHFVHQFYSDSSTMVRVDGNSRETAAAMLQIHALVMSLNFTGIEIKTAYSLESWNGGVLVMVSGSVQVKDFNFRRKFMQTFFLAPQEKGYFVLNDIFHYIDEEQIHQHPAVLLAQHNLDLKLNAFMTNPEPVPSYMLGGDIHGREFLAPDDAKENGLVDKYRFPEQQLQHAPESESIVENSSVHESNGLLLHTVNTGQEHVPPTIEEPVGEPQKQTYASILRVAKGQPAPLVVPQVPVNKNMPPVSDLDHDHHHNNSSNAVEVSGADMVNEISPVEYEGELKSVYVRNLPNTVSESEIMEEFKKFGEISPDGVVIRSRKDVSVCYAFVEFEDMTSVHNAVKAGIAQVAGQQVYIEERRPNSYIPSRGGRRGRGRGSYPTDASRGRFGARSYGRGGTYDGNDRDHSRSRGNGYYRPTPRQDRVVPGYQASRNGETS is encoded by the exons ATGTTTCTAAAG gtgGGAACATATTTTGTGGGGCAATATTATCAGGTACTTCAACAAGAGCCACACTTTGTGCACCAGTTTTACAGTGATTCCAGTACCATGGTTCGTGTCGACGGCAATTCCAGGGAAACCGCCGCTGCGATGCTG CAAATACATGCTCTTGTTATGTCGCTTAACTTTACCGGGATTGAAATAAAGACGGCATATTCCCTAGAATCTTGGAATGGAGGTGTGCTAGTGATGGTTTCCGGTTCGGTGCAAGTGAAGGATTTCAATTTCAGGAGGAAATTCATGCAAACGTTCTTTCTTGCACCACAAGAGAAAGGCTATTTCGTTCTAAATGACATCTTTCACTATATTGATGAGGAACAAATTCACCAACATCCGGCAGTCCTATTAGCCCAGCACAATCTTGATCTTAAACTCAATGCTTTCATGACAAATCCTGAACCAG TACCAAGCTATATGCTGGGAGGAGATATCCACGGACGGGAATTTTTGGCTCCCGATGATGCCAAAGAAAATGGTCTTGTTGACAAGTATCGTTTCCCAGAACAACAACTACAGCATGCTCCAGAATCTGAAAGTATTGTGGAGAACAGCAGTGTGCACGAGTCCAATGGTTTGCTTCTGCATACAGTGAATACTGGCCAAGAGCATGTGCCTCCTACTATCGAGGAACCTGTCGGGGAACCCCAAAAGCAAACCTATGCCTCTATT TTAAGGGTTGCTAAAGGACAACCTGCACCATTAGTCGTTCCTCAGGTTCCTGTTAACAAGAACATGCCACCTGTGTCTGATCTGGATCACGATCATCATCACAACAACTCCTCAAATGCAGTTGAAGTGTCTGGCGCTGATATGGTCAATGAAATTTCACCCGTAGAATATGAAG GTGAATTAAAATCTGTTTATGTAAGGAACTTGCCCAATACTGTGTCTGAATCTGAAATAATGGAGGAATTCAAGAAATTTGGTGAGATCAGTCCTGATGGAGTGGTGATTCGTAGTCGCAAG GATGTTAGTGTTTGTTACGCGTTTGTTGAATTTGAAGATATGACAAGTGTCCATAATGCCGTCAAG GCGGGAATCGCACAGGTTGCCGGACAACAAGTGTATATCGAAGAGCGGAGACCAAACAGCTATATCCCATCTCGAGGCGGAA GGAGAGGTAGAGGCCGAGGCAGCTATCCAACAGATGCTTCAAGGGGGCGTTTTGGTGCTCGAAGTTACGGCAGGGGTGGTACTTACGACGGAAATGATCGAGACCACAGTAGATCGAGAGGAAATGGATACTACAGGCCGACTCCTCGCCAGGATCGAGTCGTACCTGGAtatcaagcatctagaaatgGAGAAACTTCATAG
- the LOC105796776 gene encoding RNA-binding protein CP31B, chloroplastic, which yields MAAAAAAAVVGSSFSQSIHTLKCLHFKQLAAADHHHTPLLRIPSARVLSPSLISHHQSYFTHELFPIAVVTVQKWRALKVSAAVAQQETAVTAESPVEEEKVEEVEGEAEAEAAVESTVNTKLYFGNLPYNVDSAQLAGIIQEYGSPELVEVLYNRETGKSRGFAFVTMSTIEDCNIIIQNLDGSEYLGRTLRVNFSDKPRAREPLYPETEYKLFVGNLSWSVTSEILTQAFQEYGNVVGARVLYDGETGRSRGYGFVSYSTKSEMEAAIQSLNGVELEGRALRVSLAQGRQPA from the exons ATGGCTGCAGCAGCTGCAGCAGCAGTAGTCGGTTCATCCTTCTCTCAATCTATCCACACCCTTAAATGCTTGCATTTCAAGCAACTCGCCGCCGCCGATCATCACCATACCCCCCTCCTCAGAATCCCCTCCGCTCGCGTCTTATCACCTTCTTTGATATCCCATCATCAGTCTTACTTCACTCACGAGCTTTTTCCCATTGCCGTTGTCACAGTTCAGAAGTGGCGCGCGCTTAAGGTGTCCGCCGCTGTTGCTCAACAAGAGACGGCTGTAACCGCCGAAAGTCCGGTGGAGGAAGAGAAGGTCGAGGAGGTAGAAGGTGAGGCTGAAGCTGAAGCTGCAGTTGAGTCTACTGTGAACACTAAACTTTACTTTGGGAACTTGCCTTACAATGTTGATAGTGCCCAGCTTGCTGGGATAATCCAAGAATATGGCAGTCCAGAGCTTGTTGAG GTGCTTTACAATAGGGAGACCGGTAAAAGCAGAGGCTTTGCATTCGTCACCATGAGCACCATTGAAGATTgcaatataattattcaaaaccTCGATGGAAGC GAGTATCTTGGTCGAACATTGAGAGTGAACTTTTCAGACAAACCCAGAGCAAGAGAACCATTGTACCCGGAAACCGAATACAAGCTTTTTGTAGGGAACCTGTCGTGGTCTGTCACATCTGAAATCTTAACACAAGCTTTCCAAGAATATGGGAATGTGGTCGGAGCTAGGGTTTTGTATGATGGTGAGACAGGACGATCTCGAGGTTATGGTTTCGTTAGCTACTCCACAAAATCAGAGATGGAAGCTGCCATCCAATCTCTCAATGGAGTG GAACTGGAAGGAAGGGCATTGCGAGTGAGCTTGGCTCAAGGAAGACAACCTGCATGA
- the LOC105796777 gene encoding nuclear transport factor 2 isoform X1, producing MASPYPIPVSATQVGTYFVGQYYQVLQQEPHFVHQFYSDSSTMVRVDGNSRETAAAMLQIHALVMSLNFTGIEIKTAYSLESWNGGVLVMVSGSVQVKDFNFRRKFMQTFFLAPQEKGYFVLNDIFHYIDEEQIHQHPAVLLAQHNLDLKLNAFMTNPEPVPSYMLGGDIHGREFLAPDDAKENGLVDKYRFPEQQLQHAPESESIVENSSVHESNGLLLHTVNTGQEHVPPTIEEPVGEPQKQTYASILRVAKGQPAPLVVPQVPVNKNMPPVSDLDHDHHHNNSSNAVEVSGADMVNEISPVEYEGELKSVYVRNLPNTVSESEIMEEFKKFGEISPDGVVIRSRKDVSVCYAFVEFEDMTSVHNAVKAGIAQVAGQQVYIEERRPNSYIPSRGGRRGRGRGSYPTDASRGRFGARSYGRGGTYDGNDRDHSRSRGNGYYRPTPRQDRVVPGYQASRNGETS from the exons ATGGCATCTCCTTATCCCATTCCAGTTTCTGCTACTCAg gtgGGAACATATTTTGTGGGGCAATATTATCAGGTACTTCAACAAGAGCCACACTTTGTGCACCAGTTTTACAGTGATTCCAGTACCATGGTTCGTGTCGACGGCAATTCCAGGGAAACCGCCGCTGCGATGCTG CAAATACATGCTCTTGTTATGTCGCTTAACTTTACCGGGATTGAAATAAAGACGGCATATTCCCTAGAATCTTGGAATGGAGGTGTGCTAGTGATGGTTTCCGGTTCGGTGCAAGTGAAGGATTTCAATTTCAGGAGGAAATTCATGCAAACGTTCTTTCTTGCACCACAAGAGAAAGGCTATTTCGTTCTAAATGACATCTTTCACTATATTGATGAGGAACAAATTCACCAACATCCGGCAGTCCTATTAGCCCAGCACAATCTTGATCTTAAACTCAATGCTTTCATGACAAATCCTGAACCAG TACCAAGCTATATGCTGGGAGGAGATATCCACGGACGGGAATTTTTGGCTCCCGATGATGCCAAAGAAAATGGTCTTGTTGACAAGTATCGTTTCCCAGAACAACAACTACAGCATGCTCCAGAATCTGAAAGTATTGTGGAGAACAGCAGTGTGCACGAGTCCAATGGTTTGCTTCTGCATACAGTGAATACTGGCCAAGAGCATGTGCCTCCTACTATCGAGGAACCTGTCGGGGAACCCCAAAAGCAAACCTATGCCTCTATT TTAAGGGTTGCTAAAGGACAACCTGCACCATTAGTCGTTCCTCAGGTTCCTGTTAACAAGAACATGCCACCTGTGTCTGATCTGGATCACGATCATCATCACAACAACTCCTCAAATGCAGTTGAAGTGTCTGGCGCTGATATGGTCAATGAAATTTCACCCGTAGAATATGAAG GTGAATTAAAATCTGTTTATGTAAGGAACTTGCCCAATACTGTGTCTGAATCTGAAATAATGGAGGAATTCAAGAAATTTGGTGAGATCAGTCCTGATGGAGTGGTGATTCGTAGTCGCAAG GATGTTAGTGTTTGTTACGCGTTTGTTGAATTTGAAGATATGACAAGTGTCCATAATGCCGTCAAG GCGGGAATCGCACAGGTTGCCGGACAACAAGTGTATATCGAAGAGCGGAGACCAAACAGCTATATCCCATCTCGAGGCGGAA GGAGAGGTAGAGGCCGAGGCAGCTATCCAACAGATGCTTCAAGGGGGCGTTTTGGTGCTCGAAGTTACGGCAGGGGTGGTACTTACGACGGAAATGATCGAGACCACAGTAGATCGAGAGGAAATGGATACTACAGGCCGACTCCTCGCCAGGATCGAGTCGTACCTGGAtatcaagcatctagaaatgGAGAAACTTCATAG